The genome window GATACGACCGGAAAGTTTACTTTCACGGGAAGTATCAGGCATAACTATCTATTTGCGTGAGTGAAAGCATTTTTCCGAACAGACTATATGAGCGCTGATGCGGAGAGAAAATCCGTAAGGATTTTCTCGCACTCACGCTGAGTTTGTGGTATAATGATAAAACACAAACGGAGGATGCCTAATGAAAGAACGGGAAAAAATCATCAACTTGTGGTTTGATATGTGGCTGCAACAAAAAGATTTGGGAATAGACGATATTTTTACTGAAGATACCATTTATACGGAAAGCTGGGGTCCGAAATATGAAGATCGGCGGACGGTAAAGCATTGGTTTACTGAATGGAATACCCGAGGGAAGGTAGTGGAGTGGGATATCAGACAATATTTTCACGGCGAAAATCAAACCGTAGTGGAATGGTATTTTAAAGCCGAGATGAATGATAGCAGGGTAGATGAGTTTGACGGTATGACCCTGATTGAGTGGACGAAAGACAACAAAATCAAAAGCTTAAAAGAATTCGGCTGCGATATCGATAATTATAACCCCTATCAAAATGGCGAGATCCCTCGGTTTAGATAATAATTCAAAACGGCGAAGCTTTCCGTGGGGGAAGGTTTAGATATTCATTTCCATTGCCGATAAGCTGCATTTGGTGCTGGAAGCAAAGGTTAAAAGGCGCAAGGCCGATAAAAGGACAAAAAAGATGACAGGAAAAGAGCAGGAACAGGATTTAACCGCTGCGATTTTGACGCATTATGACCGGCATAAGCGAAAGCTGCCGTGGCGGGATACCGGCAATCCCTATTATATCTGGCTGTCGGAGATTATGCTCCAGCAAACCAGAGTGGAGGCGGTAAAAGATTATTTTACCCGCTTTGTGGCTGAACTTCCGGATATTAAAGCCTTGGCGGCCTGTGAGGAAGACCGGCTGCTTAAGTTGTGGGAAGGGCTGGGTTATTATTCCCGGGCGCGTAATTTAAAAAAAGCTGCCGGTCAGATTATGGCAGAGTATAACGGGCGCTTGCCGGAAACCAAAGCGGAGTTGCTGCAATTAGCGGGAATCGGTGAATATACGGCGGCGGCGATTGCGGCGATTGCCTTTGGCCAGCCGGAGGTGGCATTAGACGGGAACCTGATTCGGGTGTTTAGCCGGATTTGGGCGAGGGAAGAGGACTTTAGCCGGCAAGCGGCCAAAAATGAACTGCGGGCTAGGATTTCTGTGTATTTGCCGGAAAATCGTGCCGGTGATTTTAACCAAGCGGTGATGGATATCGGTGCGCTGATTTGTCTGCCGAACGGCCGGCCGTTATGCGGAGAGTGTCCGGCGGCTCATTTTTGCCGGGCGAAGGCGGCCGGAGAAGTGATGCGCTATCCCTTAAAAAAAGAAAAGAAAAGCCGGAAAATTGAGGCGAGAACGATTTTAATTATTCAGCGGGGGGAAGCGGTCAGGCTCTGCCGGCGCGGAAACAAAGGTGTGCTGGCGGGATTATGGGAATTTCCGGGATTATCGGGTCATTGCAGTCAGGAAGAGATTCGGGAACAGTTAGCCGAGGAATTTTCGGTACTGGCGGCGGTAACTGCGGAAATAGAAGCGCTGCCGCCCGCAAGGCATATTTTCAGCCATTTGGAATGGGATATGACGGCATATTGGATTTATTTGCCGGAGCCGGATTTGGTGGCGGAAACGGGCGGAGATTATCATGCGAGTGCGGACGGACCGGCGGTTATAGCGGCGGCTGGGCAGTCCTTTGAATTGACCGGGCAAGCAGCAGTCTGGGCAGACAGCCGGATGATTCGGCAGGAGTTATCTTTGCCGTCGGCTTTTAAGCCCTATCAGCAAGAAGCGCTGAAGCGGCTGGACGGGTAAGCAATAGAAAAAAACGGCAATCCGGTAGTTATGGGCTAAGCAGCGGAAAACAGGCGGAAAGTCTTAAAAAGGCTAACACCAAGCGGCAGAATCAAAGGACAAAGTTAGAGGCAGCCGGGTAAGCAAAGCCGGTAAAAAGCGGCGAATAGAAAGGGAAGCAATGAGCAAGCAAATTCGAGAATTAGACGCGCTGACGGTTAATCAGATTGCGGCCGGCGAGGTGGTGGAGCGCCCGCTGTCGGTGGTTAAAGAGCTGGTAGAAAACGCGATTGATGCGGGAGCCACGGCTATTACTGTGGAAATCAGAGAAGGCGGGCTGAAGCTGATTCGCGTGACCGATAATGGCAGCGGGATTGATAAGGAACAGGTCAGAATGGCTTTCCGCCGGCATTTTACCAGCAAACTCCAAAAAATTGAAGATTTGTATGCGATTGAAAGTCTCGGCTTTCGGGGTGAGGCTTTGGCGGCGATTGCCGGGGTCTCGGTCAGCGAAATTATTACCAAAACCGAAGAGGCGCTGACCGGTGTGCGGCTGGTTCAGGAAGGAGTCAGCGAAACGGCGTTTGAGGAAATCGGTGCCCCGAAAGGAACAACACTGCTGATTAAGGAGCTTTTCTTTAATACGCCGGCTCGTAAAAAGTTTTTAAAGTCGGAAAAAACGGAAGGCTCTTATGTGATTGAGTTTATGCAGCGGATTTCATTGGCCTATCGCCAGATTGCCTTTAAGCTGATTACCGACGGCAAGGTCAGGCTGCAAACAAACGGCGACGGTGATTTGCGGGCGGCGATTCTGTATATTTTCGGTGCCGAAACAGCCAAAAAATTAAAGGAAGTCCAATATTCAGAAAAGGGCGTTACAATCAATGGTTTTGTCGGTACGCCGGAATTAAACCGGGGCAACCGCAGTTATGAGATTTATTTTGTTAACGGCCGCTATGTGAAAAGCAAATGGATTCAGGAGGGCATTGAAGAGGGCGCATTTGGCTATGTGATGCAGCATCAGTTTCCGTTTGCGGTTTTGGAAATTGAAGTTGAGCCGGACAAGCTGGATGTCAATGTTCATCCGCAAAAAGCCGAGGTGCGGTTCGAAAACGGCTATTTGGTTAAAGAAGCAGTACGGCGGGCAGTAGCGCAGGCATTTGCGGAAAAAGAAGTTATTCCGGCGGTTCGGCTGGAGGACCGGCCGGCGCCGCATTTTCAACCGGATCAGGCGCAAAAAGCGGCCTATAACCGAGCGGAGCCGTTTGAAATCAATCGGCTGAAAGCGGAAGAAACTAGGACAGATTTTGCGCCAAATCAGAGCAATGCACCGGATTTTGGCAGAGAAGCATTTCCGGTGCCGGCGGAAGGAAAACCGGAAGCACCGAATGAAGCGGGCGCTTTTATCCGTGAGCCGGCAGGAAGCTTTGTGCCTGAATTTTCGGAGTATTCCACCCAACCGGTGGTTATACCGGCCGAGCAGCGCGCCGACCTGCCTTCAAGGGGAAACCAAATGACGCTTTCCGGGCCGGAGGCGACTCAGGAGTTCATTGATTTGAGCAGTGTCAAAAGCCACAAGGTGATTGGTCAGTTGTTTGATACTTATTGGCTGATTGAGTTTCAGGGCGCTTTATACATTATCGACCAGCATGCGGCTCATGAAAAGGTGCTGTATGAGCGGTTTGTTAAGCGCTTTAACGAGAGTGATATTCATACGCAGCAGCTGCTTGAACCGCTGGTGATTGAAGTCAGTGCCGGAGAAATGCAAAACTTTTTGGCGGCGCAGCCCTTTTTTGATCGGCTCGGCTTTGAAACAGAGCCGTTCGGTGCGGGGGCAATTAAAATCAGCGGTGTGCCGTATTTATTCAATCAGGCTATGAAAAAAGAGAACTTCATTTATTTGCTCGATCAAATGGAAGAAAAAAACTTTAAGCTAAATGCCGAAACCATTGACCATGAGCTGGCGACAATGGCCTGTAAAGCGGCGGTCAAGGGCAATGACCGTTTGAGCCGGCAGGAATACGAGGGCTTAATCAGCGAACTTTTAACCTTGAAAAATCCCTATCATTGCCCGCATGGGCGGCCGACTCTGATTAAAATGACGAGGTACGAGCTGGACCGGAAGTTTAAACGAATCCTGTAACAGAAAGCGGAGAGATTATGGCAAAACAACCATTGATTATTATTGCCGGGCCGACGGCGACCGGTAAGACCAAGCTGGCAGTGATGCTGGCCAAACAATTAAACGGAAGTATTATTTCCGCTGACTCAATGCAGGTTTACCGCGGCATGGATATTGGCTCGGCCAAAGCCAGTGCCGAGGAGCAGGCAGCAGTGAAGCACTATTTGCTGGATATTCGCGAACCGGAGGAGAGTTTCAGCGTTTGGGAGTTTCAAAAAGCAGCCAAGGAGGCAATCGCTGAAATTACGGCGGCCGGGAAGATTCCGATCTTAGTCGGCGGAACGGGTTTTTATATTCAGGCGCTGCTCTATGATATTGCCTTTGAGGAAAGCGGACCGACACAGGTCAGGGAAAAATGGGAAGAAATCGCAGCTGACAGGGGGTATGAATATTTATACGAAGAGCTAAAGCGGATTGACCCGGAATCAACGTCTAAAATTCACGCCAATAACCACAAGCGGATTTTACGGGCGCTGGAGTATTATGACCTGACCGGTGAGAAAATCAGCCTGCACAACCAAAGGGAAAGTCAGAAAGAAAGCAGCTATCAGGAGTTATTTTATGTTCTTACCATGGATCGGGCGATGCTGTATCAAAGGATTGAGCAAAGAGTGGATGCGATGCTGGCCGGCGGGCTGATTGAGGAAGTGCAGAAGCTGTATGACCGGGGCTGCCGCCGGGAAATGACGGCAATGCAGGGCCTTGGTTATAAGGAAATTTTAAATTACTTATCCGGCGAGTGGAGCTTGGAAAAGGCGGCCGAGGAACTTAAAAAAGGAACCCGCCATTTTGCCAAACGGCAGATTACTTGGTTTAAGCGGGAAAAAAATGTAGAATGGATTGATTTAAACAATTATACATTTGACTATCAGCAAATATGTGATAAAATAAAGAGAGATTATGCAGTTATTAATAGATAGACTAAAAGAAAGAGAGAAAAACTATGAATAAAACGGTTAATTTACAGGATATATTTTTAAATCAGGTCAGGAAGGAAAAAATTTCAGTTGTGCTTTATTTGACAAATGGCTTTCAAATGAAAGGCTATGTCAAAGGCTTTGACAATTATATTGTGATTTTAGAGGCGGACGGCAAGCAGCAGCTTATTTTTAAGCATGCGATTTCAACGGTTATGCCGTCGCGGGATATTCATTTATCCCTGACGGCTGAGGACGGAGAATAATAATGGGGCAAGCTATGAAATTTCATGAATTGGTAACGAATCCGAAACTGTTAAGAGCAATTAAGGAAATGGGATATGAGGAAGCGACACCGATTCAGGAAGCCGTTATTCCCATGATTGCGGGCGGCGGTGATGTCATTGCCCGGTCGCAGACCGGTACCGGCAAGACGGCAGCTTTTTCTATTCCGGTGTTGGATAAAATTGACGAGAATTTATCAAGACCTCAGGTTTTGATTTTATGCCCGACCAGAGAATTGGCCGTGCAGGTAGCCGGAGAAATTCGAAAGCTGCTTAGCTTTTCCCATAATATTAAGGTTTTGCCGGTTTATGGCGGCGAGCCGATTTATAAGCAGATTATGGCGCTGAAAAAAGGCGTGCAGGTGATTGTCGGCACGCCGGGGCGGATTATGGATCATATGGAGCGGAAAACCCTGCGCTTTAGCGAAGTACATACCGTTATCCTGGATGAGGCGGATGAAATGCTGAAAATGGGATTTCGTGAGGATATTGAGTTCATTTTGACGGCAGTTCCGGCAGAGGTGCAAAAACTGCTCTTTTCGGCCACTATGCCGGCAGAAATTATTGAACTGGCCGGCAAATATTTGAAAGAACCGGGCGAGGTCAAAATCGAGGCCAGCGGCATTACTACCGATACGGTGCTGCAAAGCTACTGCGCGGTGAAAAAGGAATTAAAGCCGGAGGCGCTGTTTCGGATTTTGGATGATAAATCGCCGGAGCGGTGCATGGTATTCTGCAATACGAAAAAAATGGTTGATGAGATCACCGATGCTTTGCAGGAAAGAGGCTTTTGGGGCGATAAGATTCATGGTGATTTAAAGCAGGAACTGCGCATGGGCGTGCTGGAAAAGTTCAATAAGGGTATTTTGCATATTTTGGTCTGCACCGATGTCGCGGCCAGAGGGCTGGACATTCAAAATGTTGATCTGGTAGTCAATTATGACGTACCGGATAAGGAAGAATACTATGTTCACCGGATTGGTCGTTCCGGCCGGGCAGGCAAGGCGGGCGAGTCGATTACGATTGTGACGCGTCCTGACCGGATTCGCTTCCGTAACGTGGAGATTTATATTCAAAAAAAGATTGAGCGGATGGAGATTCCTTCCAGAGTTGAAGTGCGGGAGAAGCAAATTACCCGCTTTACCGAAAACCTGCTAAGTAACATGGAAACCGAGCTTTTGTATGATTATGAAGAAATGGTGGAAAAGTTACAGGCCAAGGGCTATTCGGCCAAGCAGATAGCAGCTGCGCTTTTGAGGCAAACACTGGCCGTTGAGGCAGCGGACGAGGAAAGAGATGTCAATGACTATCGTTTTGACGCGCCCAAACGGGAGCGCTCTGTGCCGGAACGCGGCCGGGAGCGGGGAAAGGAACGCGAACGCAGCAAAGACGGAGGTGCAGAGCGAAAAAGAGAGCGGGCGGAAAAGCCGGCCGGCAGTGAGCGCCGGGAGCGGCCGTTTGAGGAACGGAGTAAGCACGGTAAGCGGAAAGGAAAACCGGAAGAAGTATTTTTCGAGCGGGGCAAAAGAAAGGGGAAAGCGGTAGCCGAGCAGGTTCGGTTGTTCCTGTCGGCCGGCAAGAAGCACAAGGTATCAGTTGGTGATGTGGTCGGTGCGATTGTCGGCGAAGCCGGTATTGATGCGGCACATATCGGTACGATTGATATGTATGATAAGTTTTCCTTTGTCGATGTCAGCAAGGAAAGCGCCAAAAAAGTGCTGAACTCTTTGCAGAATAAGCGGATCAAAGGCCGTAAGCTGAATGTAGAGATTGCCAAGGGCTAATCCTCCATGTTTGTAATTGCTGTAGATGAGCAAGGCTGATGAGCCGAACTTGCAGCCTTTGAGATTGCGGGGGCTTGTATTTACAGGCACAATTCCTTGATATTTCAATGGATTATCAGCGGCTTATCTCATGGCTGCAATTTTTTAAAATAAGTAGTTGACGAAATACCGCTTCATGCGATATAATAAACAAAGTGCTTGAAAAAAAGCTTTTTTGTAGAGTTTTGTTTCGAGGCTTGACGGGCGGCAAATTTGCCGTATCCATCAGAGTTGCAAAGCTTTCTTGAGCTGAGTAACAGCGCAGAGCTTTTTGAAGTCGTAAGGGAATGCTTTGGGTTTGCCGGAGTTTTACCAAGCGGCCAAGCATAAATCGTAACCGGAGGGGGTGTAAAAGGTGTCAACTGTAAAAGTCAAAGAAAACGAGAGCTTGGACAGCGCATTGCGTCGTTTTAAGAGAAACTGCGCCAAGGCCGGTATCATGCAGGAGTTGCGTAAACGCGAGCATTATGAGAAGCCGAGCGTTCGCCGCAAGAAAAAGTCAGAAGCAGCCAGAAAACGGAAGCATAAATAAGCTGGCTTGGTTTCGATGAAATATGCTGAAAAATAAAGAACTCTTTTCCGATTACGGGAAGGGGTTCTTTTAAAATTTAAATCTGAAAAAAGGATTTTCAGTGTGTAAAGAGAATATTAAAATGATATAAGAATTGCGAAGGCGTTAGCTGAAGCAATCCTGTATCGTGGGGACACCACATTATATAATAGGGAAGCCGGCGCAAGCGGCAAGGCTGACATTTTCTCGGAACACGGAGAGGTGAAAGGAGTTTGTTATGAGGTATATTATCAGTGGTAAGAACATGACCGTAAAAGAGGGATTAAAGGAGAGAATCGAGGAAAAGCTGAATAAGCTGGATAAGTTCTTTTCCGAAGAAACAAAGGTGCAGGTAACATTAAGCACCGAAAAAAGAGATAGTATCATTGAAGTAACGATTCCAATCCGTGGGTCGGTGATTCGAGCCGAAGAGCGCGGCGAAACCATGTATATTGCCCTGGATAATGCGGTTGATAAGCTGGAGCGGCAAATGGTTAAGCACCGGAAAAAATTGGTTGACGGTCATCGTCAGGCCAAGGAATTAAAAATTGATTATTTTGAGCAAATCAGCGCTGAGCCTGAGGATGCCATCAATATTGAGCGGACGAAAAAAATCAGCGTGAAGCCGATGGATCCGGAGGAGGCCTGCTTGCAGATGGATTTGCTGGGACATGATTTTTATGTTTTCCGTAACCGCTATACCAATGATATCAATGTAGTTTATAAAAGAAAGAATACCGGTTACGGCCTGATTGAAACAGATGGGGAAGAGGCCGAATAAGCCCAGCCGTTTATCGGAAAATTAAGCGGGCCGCGAATATCATCACAAGGCTGCGGCAAGCGTT of Lachnospiraceae bacterium oral taxon 500 contains these proteins:
- a CDS encoding conjugal transfer protein, which translates into the protein MKEREKIINLWFDMWLQQKDLGIDDIFTEDTIYTESWGPKYEDRRTVKHWFTEWNTRGKVVEWDIRQYFHGENQTVVEWYFKAEMNDSRVDEFDGMTLIEWTKDNKIKSLKEFGCDIDNYNPYQNGEIPRFR
- the mutY gene encoding A/G-specific adenine glycosylase encodes the protein MVLEAKVKRRKADKRTKKMTGKEQEQDLTAAILTHYDRHKRKLPWRDTGNPYYIWLSEIMLQQTRVEAVKDYFTRFVAELPDIKALAACEEDRLLKLWEGLGYYSRARNLKKAAGQIMAEYNGRLPETKAELLQLAGIGEYTAAAIAAIAFGQPEVALDGNLIRVFSRIWAREEDFSRQAAKNELRARISVYLPENRAGDFNQAVMDIGALICLPNGRPLCGECPAAHFCRAKAAGEVMRYPLKKEKKSRKIEARTILIIQRGEAVRLCRRGNKGVLAGLWEFPGLSGHCSQEEIREQLAEEFSVLAAVTAEIEALPPARHIFSHLEWDMTAYWIYLPEPDLVAETGGDYHASADGPAVIAAAGQSFELTGQAAVWADSRMIRQELSLPSAFKPYQQEALKRLDG
- a CDS encoding DNA mismatch repair protein MutL; the protein is MSKQIRELDALTVNQIAAGEVVERPLSVVKELVENAIDAGATAITVEIREGGLKLIRVTDNGSGIDKEQVRMAFRRHFTSKLQKIEDLYAIESLGFRGEALAAIAGVSVSEIITKTEEALTGVRLVQEGVSETAFEEIGAPKGTTLLIKELFFNTPARKKFLKSEKTEGSYVIEFMQRISLAYRQIAFKLITDGKVRLQTNGDGDLRAAILYIFGAETAKKLKEVQYSEKGVTINGFVGTPELNRGNRSYEIYFVNGRYVKSKWIQEGIEEGAFGYVMQHQFPFAVLEIEVEPDKLDVNVHPQKAEVRFENGYLVKEAVRRAVAQAFAEKEVIPAVRLEDRPAPHFQPDQAQKAAYNRAEPFEINRLKAEETRTDFAPNQSNAPDFGREAFPVPAEGKPEAPNEAGAFIREPAGSFVPEFSEYSTQPVVIPAEQRADLPSRGNQMTLSGPEATQEFIDLSSVKSHKVIGQLFDTYWLIEFQGALYIIDQHAAHEKVLYERFVKRFNESDIHTQQLLEPLVIEVSAGEMQNFLAAQPFFDRLGFETEPFGAGAIKISGVPYLFNQAMKKENFIYLLDQMEEKNFKLNAETIDHELATMACKAAVKGNDRLSRQEYEGLISELLTLKNPYHCPHGRPTLIKMTRYELDRKFKRIL
- a CDS encoding tRNA (adenosine(37)-N6)-dimethylallyltransferase MiaA — encoded protein: MAKQPLIIIAGPTATGKTKLAVMLAKQLNGSIISADSMQVYRGMDIGSAKASAEEQAAVKHYLLDIREPEESFSVWEFQKAAKEAIAEITAAGKIPILVGGTGFYIQALLYDIAFEESGPTQVREKWEEIAADRGYEYLYEELKRIDPESTSKIHANNHKRILRALEYYDLTGEKISLHNQRESQKESSYQELFYVLTMDRAMLYQRIEQRVDAMLAGGLIEEVQKLYDRGCRREMTAMQGLGYKEILNYLSGEWSLEKAAEELKKGTRHFAKRQITWFKREKNVEWIDLNNYTFDYQQICDKIKRDYAVINR
- a CDS encoding RNA chaperone Hfq, whose product is MNKTVNLQDIFLNQVRKEKISVVLYLTNGFQMKGYVKGFDNYIVILEADGKQQLIFKHAISTVMPSRDIHLSLTAEDGE
- a CDS encoding 30S ribosomal protein S21, with protein sequence MSTVKVKENESLDSALRRFKRNCAKAGIMQELRKREHYEKPSVRRKKKSEAARKRKHK
- the raiA gene encoding ribosome-associated translation inhibitor RaiA, whose translation is MRYIISGKNMTVKEGLKERIEEKLNKLDKFFSEETKVQVTLSTEKRDSIIEVTIPIRGSVIRAEERGETMYIALDNAVDKLERQMVKHRKKLVDGHRQAKELKIDYFEQISAEPEDAINIERTKKISVKPMDPEEACLQMDLLGHDFYVFRNRYTNDINVVYKRKNTGYGLIETDGEEAE